The Neodiprion virginianus isolate iyNeoVirg1 chromosome 5, iyNeoVirg1.1, whole genome shotgun sequence genome contains a region encoding:
- the LOC124305358 gene encoding low molecular weight phosphotyrosine protein phosphatase 1-like — MSVKRKVLMICLGNICRSPLAEAVFLDFIRRKKLHDLWEVESAALIGYHTGKNPDHRAIATLKKHGITDYVHKARPINQSDYDKFDWIFGMDEDNIRELERLRPANSRAVIELLGKYDPEEELIIRDPYYDSDSEGFEKAYIQCVRSVAAFLEKHK; from the exons ATGTCAGTAAAGAGGAAAGTATTAATGATATGTTTAG GAAATATCTGCCGCTCGCCTTTGGCTGAAGCGGTATTCTTAGACTTCATACGGAGAAAGAAACTCCATGATTTATGGGAAGTTGAAAGCGCGGCACTTATCGGTTATCACACAGGTAAAAATCCTGATCATCGAGCAATTGCTACGCTAAAGAAACACGGCATAACAGATTATGTTCATAAAGCAAGACCG ATCAATCAATCAGATTACGATAAATTTGATTGGATATTTGGAATGGACGAAGATAATATAAGGGAACTGGAACGACTTAGGCCGGCAAATAGTCGCGCTGTGATTGAACTTCTTGGTAAATACGATCCGGAGGAAGAACTGATCATCAGAGATCCATACTAT GACAGTGATTCGGAAGGATTTGAAAAAGCTTATATACAATGCGTCAGATCGGTAGCAGCATTTTTAGAAAAACACAAATGA